A part of Lacibacter sp. H407 genomic DNA contains:
- a CDS encoding DegT/DnrJ/EryC1/StrS family aminotransferase: MINVTKPFLPPKEEYDKYLQGIWQRNWITNHGPLANELELRLKEFLGAPHLLFLNNGTVALQIAIKALELKGEVLTTPFSYVATTSSIVWEGCKPVFVDIDPDSFNIDPTKIEAAITANTSAILATHVFGNSCDIAAISAIAKKHKLFVIYDAAHCFGTTYKGQSVFNFGDISTTSFHATKLFHTGEGGAVFTQEPSLLKKLAYLRNFGHETPVEFAMMGINGKNSELHAAMGLSVLPHMPAILRKRKELSVHYDAVLKNLRIKKQKIQREAGYNYSYYPVVFETEELLQKSIEELNKYQIFPRRYFYPSLDTLNYVGEQLCPVSRNIAARILCLPLYYDLSIEEIDMIARVLLRVQNN, encoded by the coding sequence ATGATCAATGTAACCAAACCTTTTCTTCCACCCAAGGAAGAATACGATAAATACCTGCAAGGCATCTGGCAACGCAATTGGATCACGAATCATGGTCCATTGGCTAATGAACTGGAATTGCGGTTGAAAGAATTTCTGGGAGCACCTCATTTATTGTTTCTCAACAATGGAACTGTTGCATTGCAAATTGCCATTAAAGCGCTGGAGTTAAAAGGCGAAGTATTGACCACGCCCTTTTCATACGTTGCTACAACATCTTCCATTGTGTGGGAAGGTTGTAAGCCGGTTTTTGTTGATATCGACCCCGATAGTTTTAATATTGATCCTACAAAGATTGAAGCAGCTATTACAGCCAACACGTCGGCTATTTTAGCCACCCATGTATTTGGGAATTCCTGTGATATTGCGGCCATCAGCGCTATTGCAAAAAAGCACAAGCTGTTTGTTATTTATGATGCAGCGCATTGTTTCGGTACAACCTATAAAGGTCAATCTGTTTTTAACTTCGGCGACATCAGTACTACAAGCTTTCATGCCACTAAATTATTTCATACAGGAGAGGGGGGTGCCGTATTTACACAAGAACCTTCATTACTAAAAAAGCTTGCTTATCTCCGCAACTTTGGACATGAAACGCCCGTTGAATTTGCCATGATGGGTATCAATGGAAAAAACAGTGAGTTGCATGCTGCTATGGGGTTGAGTGTGTTGCCGCATATGCCGGCCATCCTCCGCAAGCGAAAAGAACTGAGTGTACATTATGATGCAGTGTTAAAAAATCTGCGTATCAAAAAACAAAAGATCCAGCGAGAAGCCGGCTATAATTACAGTTACTATCCTGTTGTATTTGAAACAGAGGAACTGTTGCAAAAGAGCATCGAAGAATTAAATAAATACCAGATTTTTCCAAGACGTTATTTTTATCCATCATTGGACACGCTGAATTATGTGGGTGAACAGTTGTGCCCGGTTTCAAGAAATATTGCAGCTAGGATTCTATGCCTGCCATTGTATTATGATCTTTCAATCGAAGAAATCGATATGATCGCCCGTGTATTATTGAGGGTTCAAAATAATTGA
- a CDS encoding BKACE family enzyme, with translation MNNIIVNFCPTGMVPTTRHTPYVPVQVWQIVEEVHAAYELGITITHLHARNTDETPTHKKEVYRDIVEGIRKYCPELVICLSTSGRIAGDFEQRSEVIELQPDMCSLTLSSLNFMNQVSVNSPDMIIALAEKMKDYGVKLELECFHMGMINYGKYLIRKEVLEPPFYWNVLFGNIAGMQAELTQIGNAIREIKEDPSFHHFVALAGLGQDQLKINTIAIAAGYGVRVGLEDNIWFNKGRTQLAKNIDLLTRVHELMAMHEYTVMPSKEFGKKGFYNEHSVRV, from the coding sequence ATGAATAACATTATTGTAAATTTCTGTCCAACGGGGATGGTACCAACAACAAGGCATACTCCCTATGTGCCGGTACAGGTGTGGCAAATTGTGGAAGAGGTGCACGCAGCCTATGAACTTGGTATTACCATTACCCATTTGCATGCACGAAATACAGATGAAACACCTACCCATAAAAAAGAAGTGTATAGAGATATTGTGGAAGGTATCCGCAAGTATTGCCCGGAGTTGGTTATTTGTCTTAGTACTTCCGGACGTATTGCAGGTGATTTTGAACAACGATCAGAAGTAATCGAACTGCAGCCGGATATGTGCTCATTAACATTGAGCTCACTCAACTTCATGAACCAGGTATCGGTAAATTCACCTGACATGATCATTGCTTTAGCAGAAAAAATGAAAGATTACGGAGTAAAGCTGGAACTGGAATGTTTTCATATGGGTATGATCAACTATGGCAAATATCTCATACGTAAAGAAGTTCTTGAGCCGCCATTTTACTGGAATGTATTATTCGGAAATATTGCCGGTATGCAGGCTGAGCTTACACAAATCGGAAATGCGATACGGGAGATAAAAGAGGATCCTTCTTTTCATCATTTTGTAGCCCTTGCCGGTCTTGGCCAGGATCAACTGAAAATAAATACAATTGCCATTGCAGCAGGGTATGGTGTGCGGGTTGGATTGGAAGACAACATCTGGTTCAATAAAGGTCGAACACAACTAGCCAAAAATATTGATTTATTGACACGGGTTCACGAACTGATGGCGATGCACGAGTATACAGTGATGCCATCGAAAGAATTTGGCAAAAAAGGCTTTTATAATGAACATTCTGTTAGGGTATAG
- a CDS encoding ABC transporter permease: MNQQTIQEENWDLEIKPKASLFDLNLKEVWRYRDLMMLFVRRDFVAQYKQTILGPLWHIIQPVLTTIMFLLVFGKIANIPTDGIEPILFYMSGITIWNYFSTCLTATSNTFVANAHIFGKVYFPRLVLPLSIVLSNIVKLGIQFGILFLGMVWFAVFRGIPINFGVNWLLIPVLVIIMAGIGLGLGIIISSLTTKYRDFTVLIGFAVQLLMYATPVAYPLSFLKDKSFAPLIEWNPLSPIVEGFRYALFQRGSFDIFSLGYSVVFMFVVLVIGAVYFSKVERTFMDTV, translated from the coding sequence ATGAATCAGCAAACTATACAAGAAGAAAATTGGGATCTGGAAATTAAACCCAAGGCTTCTTTATTTGATCTCAACTTAAAAGAAGTGTGGAGGTACCGTGATCTGATGATGTTATTTGTGCGGCGTGATTTTGTGGCGCAGTATAAGCAAACCATTCTTGGTCCGTTGTGGCATATCATCCAGCCTGTACTTACCACCATTATGTTTCTGCTGGTGTTTGGTAAAATTGCCAATATCCCTACTGATGGTATCGAGCCTATTTTGTTCTACATGAGCGGCATTACCATATGGAATTATTTCTCTACTTGCTTAACGGCTACTTCCAATACGTTTGTAGCGAATGCTCATATTTTTGGAAAGGTTTATTTTCCACGGTTGGTATTACCGTTATCAATTGTACTTTCCAATATTGTGAAATTGGGTATTCAGTTTGGCATTTTGTTTTTGGGAATGGTTTGGTTTGCGGTATTTCGTGGGATACCTATCAATTTTGGTGTGAACTGGTTATTAATACCGGTACTTGTGATCATTATGGCAGGTATTGGTTTAGGACTGGGAATCATTATTTCTTCTCTTACTACCAAGTATCGTGACTTTACGGTGTTGATCGGTTTTGCGGTACAGTTACTGATGTATGCAACACCGGTAGCTTATCCGTTATCGTTCTTAAAAGATAAGTCGTTTGCTCCTCTAATTGAATGGAACCCTTTAAGCCCTATTGTAGAAGGGTTCAGATATGCATTGTTTCAAAGAGGAAGTTTTGATATCTTTTCACTGGGTTATAGTGTGGTATTTATGTTTGTGGTGCTGGTAATAGGTGCTGTTTATTTTAGTAAGGTGGAACGGACGTTTATGGACACAGTGTAG
- a CDS encoding acyltransferase translates to MATYKLKKVSLRKVKTGKGVVIMQPSNLYECTLGDDCFVGPFTEIQKGVVVGNNCRIQSHSFICELVTIGDDCFIGHGVMFINDTFSDGKPAGGDHSKWKKTIIGNNVSIGSNATILPVSICHGVVIGAGAVVTKDIKKKGVYVGNPAKRMKGKAGSR, encoded by the coding sequence ATGGCAACCTATAAATTAAAAAAAGTAAGTCTCCGGAAAGTAAAAACGGGTAAGGGAGTTGTGATCATGCAACCATCGAATTTGTATGAATGTACATTGGGTGATGATTGTTTTGTGGGTCCGTTTACTGAAATACAAAAAGGGGTAGTGGTCGGCAACAACTGCCGCATCCAAAGCCATAGTTTTATTTGTGAACTGGTAACCATCGGCGATGATTGTTTTATTGGGCATGGCGTTATGTTCATCAACGATACATTCAGCGATGGAAAACCTGCCGGTGGTGATCACAGCAAATGGAAGAAAACAATCATCGGCAATAATGTATCTATCGGTAGTAATGCAACGATTTTGCCGGTGAGTATATGTCATGGAGTTGTGATTGGTGCAGGTGCTGTAGTAACAAAAGATATTAAAAAAAAAGGTGTGTATGTGGGCAATCCGGCGAAGAGAATGAAGGGGAAGGCCGGTAGCCGGTAG